The following are from one region of the Chloracidobacterium sp. genome:
- the asnB gene encoding asparagine synthase (glutamine-hydrolyzing) has protein sequence MCGINGIVFSRRSARTANAGLIERMRDTMTHRGPDEKGVFIDGRVGLGHRRLSIVDLKTGQQPMFNDDRTCVIVYNGEVYNHLELRPELKDRGYTFRTTSDTETILKAYEAYGASCVDKFRGMFAFAIWDARSNELFIARDRLGVKPLYYANSDDGSFFFASEIKALLEAGAVKPELEYRALTDYLANHGTSGELTMFAGVKRLLPGHTLTFGDDRVEINRYWDISFDRDAVSPRSDREWIEEWSSLFTESVRLRLMADVPLGMFLSGGIDSSAIAAEMSRMVDGRVKTFSVAFEEREANELRYARLVSDRFGTDHHEVIVSPHSFFEALPRLIWHEDEPIAHPSSIALNFVSRLAAEHVKVVLTGEGSDESLAGYGRYAKTLTNIKYGKLFDKIAPEALRSHFAAAIEVLPLDSKIRHSLKKSFFVVEPTIESAYFDNFAVFSRSMQGHLLSATTKDRLNGSTDPYAEMSRLFNSLEGGEMLDRMLYTDTKTYLHELLMKQDQMSMAASIESRVPFLDHKLMEFTASMPQRMKLRGSKTKYVLRKAMKGVLPDEILTRSKMGFPVPIGKWFRGQYRGIVDEYVLSERSLGRGIFDADAVRNIAERHMNGENHDERLWSLVNFEIWQRTFIDGERP, from the coding sequence ATGTGTGGAATCAACGGGATCGTATTTTCGCGGCGCTCAGCGCGGACAGCAAATGCTGGTCTGATAGAACGAATGCGCGATACGATGACCCACCGGGGGCCCGATGAGAAAGGGGTTTTTATTGACGGAAGGGTTGGCCTCGGCCACCGCCGCCTATCGATCGTCGACCTCAAGACGGGACAACAGCCGATGTTCAACGACGATCGTACGTGCGTGATCGTCTATAACGGTGAGGTGTATAACCATCTCGAACTGAGACCGGAGCTCAAAGATCGCGGTTACACTTTCAGGACCACATCCGACACTGAGACGATATTAAAGGCCTACGAGGCTTACGGAGCATCATGTGTTGATAAGTTTCGCGGGATGTTTGCTTTCGCCATCTGGGACGCGAGATCAAATGAACTTTTCATCGCACGCGACCGCCTAGGAGTTAAGCCGCTTTACTACGCTAATTCTGATGACGGCAGTTTCTTCTTCGCATCCGAGATCAAAGCCCTGCTCGAAGCCGGAGCCGTGAAACCGGAACTGGAATACCGAGCTCTGACCGACTATTTAGCAAATCACGGAACCTCAGGCGAACTAACGATGTTCGCCGGTGTGAAACGGCTTCTTCCGGGGCACACACTAACATTCGGCGATGACAGAGTAGAAATAAACAGGTACTGGGATATTTCGTTTGATCGCGACGCCGTTTCCCCGCGTTCAGATCGCGAATGGATCGAGGAATGGTCCTCGCTGTTCACCGAGTCGGTGAGGCTGAGGCTGATGGCGGATGTTCCGCTCGGGATGTTTCTGTCGGGCGGCATTGATTCGAGTGCGATAGCAGCTGAGATGTCACGGATGGTTGATGGGCGCGTCAAGACCTTCTCTGTTGCGTTCGAGGAACGAGAAGCTAACGAACTCAGGTATGCGAGACTCGTTTCAGATCGATTTGGAACCGACCATCACGAGGTGATCGTCTCCCCGCACAGCTTTTTTGAAGCACTTCCGCGACTGATATGGCACGAGGACGAACCGATCGCACACCCATCAAGCATCGCATTGAATTTCGTATCGAGACTCGCGGCCGAGCATGTGAAGGTGGTCTTAACCGGCGAAGGAAGCGACGAGAGCCTTGCCGGTTACGGTCGATACGCGAAAACGCTTACAAACATCAAATATGGAAAGCTATTCGATAAGATAGCTCCGGAAGCGCTACGCAGTCACTTTGCAGCGGCGATTGAAGTCCTGCCGCTTGACTCAAAGATCAGACATTCGCTGAAGAAGAGCTTCTTTGTTGTGGAACCGACAATCGAATCGGCGTATTTCGATAACTTCGCGGTATTTTCGCGATCGATGCAGGGACATCTTTTGTCGGCGACAACCAAGGACCGTTTGAACGGATCGACTGACCCGTATGCCGAGATGTCACGTCTGTTTAATAGCTTGGAAGGCGGCGAAATGCTCGACCGGATGCTGTACACCGATACCAAAACATATCTGCATGAACTGTTGATGAAACAGGACCAGATGTCGATGGCGGCGTCAATCGAAAGCCGGGTTCCCTTCTTGGATCACAAGTTAATGGAATTTACGGCCTCGATGCCGCAGCGCATGAAACTGCGCGGAAGTAAGACGAAGTACGTTTTGCGTAAGGCAATGAAAGGCGTGCTGCCCGATGAGATCTTAACACGAAGTAAAATGGGGTTCCCGGTCCCTATCGGAAAATGGTTTCGCGGTCAATACCGCGGAATCGTAGATGAATATGTCCTTTCAGAGAGATCGCTCGGCAGAGGCATCTTCGACGCAGATGCGGTAAGGAACATAGCAGAACGGCATATGAATGGCGAAAACCACGACGAGCGACTTTGGTCGCTCGTTAATTTCGAGATCTGGCAGCGTACTTTCATCGACGGCGAACGCCCCTAA
- a CDS encoding nucleotide sugar dehydrogenase — MRISIFGLGYVGAVSAACFAADGHEVIGVDVNETKVNIINSGKSPIIEDGISDLINKTVANGSLRATTAVREAVLSTDISLVCVGTPSNPNGSLRLDFVERVSEQIGEALAQKNAFHIVVIRSTMLPGTIATLVRPALERSSGKVAGTDFDLCVNPEFLREGTSIHDFYSPPFTLIGADSSESGDEIRKLYSNVDAPIYVIPVGAAEMVKYACNCFHGLKVAFANEIGNICKASGIDSHEVMDVFVKDTKLNLSPYYLKPGFAFGGSCLPKDLRALSYRAKELDVAVPVLEATLSSNLLQVERAVEMVTSTGKKKVGVLGFAFKAGTDDLRESPIVAVIERLIGKGYDVRLFDREVSIAKLIGANKDYIENEIPHISRLMAESVDDVVSHSEVIVIGNKDEEFTTVDSLISEDTVIVDLVRLFGNRTSDSNYQGICW; from the coding sequence ATGAGAATAAGCATCTTTGGCCTGGGTTATGTGGGGGCTGTATCGGCTGCATGTTTCGCAGCTGATGGGCACGAAGTTATTGGAGTCGACGTTAATGAAACGAAGGTTAATATCATTAACTCTGGAAAGAGTCCGATCATCGAAGACGGAATTAGCGATCTGATCAACAAGACTGTAGCCAACGGCAGCCTTCGTGCGACTACCGCCGTTAGAGAAGCGGTGCTTTCGACGGACATTTCGCTTGTCTGCGTTGGAACACCGTCAAATCCTAACGGCTCCTTAAGACTCGACTTTGTCGAACGCGTCAGCGAACAGATCGGCGAAGCTCTTGCACAGAAGAATGCGTTTCATATAGTGGTCATTCGCAGCACAATGCTGCCAGGAACTATTGCGACACTTGTAAGGCCGGCGTTGGAACGTTCGTCTGGAAAGGTTGCCGGCACTGATTTCGATCTATGCGTCAATCCCGAGTTCCTTCGTGAAGGCACCTCGATTCATGACTTCTATTCGCCTCCGTTCACACTTATTGGAGCAGATAGTTCAGAATCCGGAGACGAGATCCGAAAGTTGTATTCAAACGTGGATGCTCCGATCTATGTTATACCAGTGGGCGCGGCGGAAATGGTCAAATATGCGTGCAATTGCTTTCACGGATTGAAAGTAGCATTCGCAAACGAGATCGGAAACATATGTAAGGCATCAGGGATCGACAGCCACGAGGTAATGGATGTTTTTGTCAAAGATACTAAGCTCAATCTTTCGCCATATTACCTGAAACCTGGCTTTGCGTTTGGTGGTTCGTGTTTGCCTAAAGATCTAAGGGCGTTGTCATACAGAGCAAAAGAACTAGATGTCGCTGTCCCCGTTTTAGAAGCGACTCTTTCTAGCAACCTTCTCCAGGTCGAACGAGCTGTCGAGATGGTTACCAGCACAGGCAAAAAGAAAGTTGGTGTCCTCGGCTTTGCTTTCAAGGCTGGCACCGATGACCTTCGCGAATCGCCGATCGTCGCCGTTATAGAGCGTCTGATCGGTAAAGGGTACGACGTTCGCCTTTTCGACCGAGAAGTCTCGATAGCGAAACTTATTGGGGCAAATAAAGATTATATCGAAAACGAGATTCCGCACATTTCCAGATTGATGGCTGAAAGTGTCGATGATGTAGTTTCTCATTCTGAAGTGATAGTGATCGGGAACAAGGATGAAGAGTTTACGACGGTAGATTCTCTAATTTCAGAAGATACCGTGATTGTCGATCTAGTTCGATTATTTGGAAACCGCACTTCGGATTCCAATTATCAGGGAATTTGTTGGTGA
- a CDS encoding class I SAM-dependent methyltransferase: MSEPKQGNVSKKAEDFQSFNKYKFDGYNSYVSREWELFQTNGDRYGAFLAATADLTVRSVLDVGCGSGQEMLPFIDKGAVGFGLDYVPETGQVGRRMYKERNRDGRVAFVRGSGDALPLKDGSVDVVICRGAIMFMDNERALSEFSRVLSKGGRLFLMFQTPAYYWWKFRNGLIKGNLLSSVHAIRVLYAGMFFHITGRQPQGRLTAGGEVYETAKYVVSTCERYGLRKIGEMPDTNPQTPYLIFKKTSADATG, from the coding sequence ATGTCAGAACCCAAGCAGGGCAACGTCTCAAAAAAAGCCGAGGATTTCCAAAGCTTCAACAAATACAAATTCGACGGTTACAATTCGTACGTCTCGCGAGAATGGGAGTTGTTTCAGACAAACGGCGATAGGTACGGTGCGTTTTTAGCAGCAACGGCAGATCTAACGGTTCGAAGTGTATTGGATGTCGGTTGCGGCAGCGGCCAAGAAATGCTTCCGTTTATCGATAAGGGGGCGGTCGGTTTCGGACTTGACTATGTTCCCGAAACTGGCCAGGTTGGACGTCGCATGTACAAAGAGCGGAATCGAGACGGTCGGGTTGCATTTGTTCGAGGCAGCGGGGACGCGTTGCCTTTGAAGGACGGATCAGTTGACGTCGTAATCTGTCGCGGTGCGATCATGTTCATGGATAATGAACGTGCACTTTCTGAGTTTAGTCGCGTCTTGTCGAAGGGCGGGCGGCTTTTTTTGATGTTTCAGACACCTGCCTACTACTGGTGGAAATTTAGGAACGGTTTAATTAAGGGGAATCTCCTTTCGTCTGTACACGCCATCCGCGTTCTTTACGCCGGCATGTTCTTTCATATCACAGGCCGCCAACCACAGGGGCGTCTGACTGCGGGCGGTGAAGTCTATGAGACTGCCAAATACGTTGTTTCGACATGTGAGCGCTATGGACTAAGAAAAATTGGTGAGATGCCTGATACGAACCCGCAGACACCATATTTAATTTTCAAGAAAACTTCTGCCGATGCGACGGGTTGA
- a CDS encoding glycosyltransferase: MLKELKRHHHITYLTLDDGTADPDALEKAEEYAHEVITVPHRVAPKFGARFYAELVANLFLPLPYFISKYRAQAMTRKISEVLKEDRHDILICDFLQSSINLPEEISIPSLLFQHNVEAMIWKRHADVATNPIKKAYLESQWKRAVDFERNTCRRFDSVIAVSAEDAAVFRSEYGLQCVFDVPTGVDTAFFARRNDDTASGPNLVFTGSMDWLPNHDAINWFINDILPTIRHEVPDVSLTVVGRDPFPELRELARRYPNITVTGRVPDVRPLMKNAAVYVVPIRIGGGTRLKIYEAMAMGLPVVSTTIGAEGLPLTDGNELLLKDTVNDFANSVIRLLKNDREAVALGIRAAKRVRSEFGWQHAADQFASICEQAVEA, translated from the coding sequence ATGCTTAAGGAGCTAAAGCGCCACCATCACATAACCTACTTAACGCTAGATGACGGCACTGCCGATCCTGACGCCCTCGAAAAAGCCGAGGAATATGCGCATGAGGTGATCACTGTTCCGCACCGAGTAGCCCCAAAATTCGGTGCTCGGTTTTATGCCGAATTGGTCGCAAATCTTTTTTTGCCGCTTCCGTACTTCATTTCGAAGTATCGTGCTCAGGCGATGACGAGAAAGATCTCTGAGGTCCTAAAGGAAGATCGACACGACATTTTGATATGCGACTTCCTGCAGTCGTCGATAAACCTGCCCGAAGAGATCAGCATTCCATCGCTTCTTTTCCAGCACAATGTCGAGGCAATGATCTGGAAACGGCATGCGGATGTCGCGACAAACCCAATTAAGAAAGCATATCTTGAATCCCAATGGAAGCGAGCGGTCGATTTTGAGCGAAATACATGCCGAAGGTTCGATTCAGTGATTGCAGTTTCGGCCGAAGATGCAGCGGTATTTCGAAGCGAATACGGATTACAATGCGTTTTTGATGTACCAACCGGTGTTGATACGGCGTTCTTTGCTCGAAGAAATGACGATACAGCCTCAGGGCCGAATCTTGTCTTTACCGGTTCGATGGATTGGTTACCGAATCACGATGCGATCAATTGGTTTATTAATGACATCCTACCGACGATCAGACACGAGGTTCCGGACGTATCACTGACTGTTGTCGGTCGCGACCCATTCCCAGAACTCCGCGAATTGGCGCGGCGCTATCCGAACATAACGGTTACTGGACGGGTACCTGATGTGCGGCCGCTTATGAAAAATGCCGCTGTTTACGTTGTCCCAATAAGAATTGGGGGCGGAACGCGATTAAAGATCTATGAAGCGATGGCAATGGGATTGCCGGTAGTCTCGACAACGATCGGCGCCGAGGGTTTGCCATTAACTGACGGTAACGAACTTTTATTGAAAGATACGGTCAACGATTTTGCCAATTCGGTCATTCGACTCCTTAAGAACGACAGGGAGGCAGTCGCCCTTGGAATAAGGGCCGCCAAACGTGTAAGGTCAGAATTTGGCTGGCAGCACGCTGCTGATCAATTCGCGTCCATTTGCGAGCAAGCTGTGGAAGCCTAG
- a CDS encoding glycosyltransferase family 39 protein — protein sequence MARTRFISKSTTSEDTFPWIAISLIAGICVHLAIALPYVYTLNVWSDEASSLFTTSKGLLATIDTVFANEKQAPLYFLLLSVWRSINESVFFARILSIIAALSAIYCFSVLVQRFVTERAAAIATFLFAVHPFVIWASLEIRVYAFVILVTCLLLEAYFRGFADLGTRRSTDCDNEKSRSKYQVGFAVIGIVGVYLHYYVGFLLVGGLAALIATGRYREARRYLVLLTSAGLLILPLFIMVFFQFEQRSSIPQENKTLLDGVRTVWRHFLFFVLPTELFLDTGTSIVSTIRLWIVRIWLVATVLFFAVGRFSKVNRDMVTVGTFAATVAVFFCVANLLVGPELLAQRHASVYFVPIVLLAITAIDISIPKYLLWFPVLVFMVFSSYSVLTMYPENAKRGDWIRVARYLEQHEMTDQPVVIFDAFDVPAIKTHYNGKNEILPDSGYFDFFLEGKLGTAEAFRSQIEFIIGKVPPEARHIWLITHEKCSYGNSCRPLEDFVEDNFVVLTDQAFYKERVRLLERRK from the coding sequence ATGGCGAGGACACGCTTCATTTCGAAATCAACGACTTCTGAAGACACTTTCCCTTGGATCGCGATCTCATTGATAGCGGGGATATGCGTGCATCTGGCGATCGCATTGCCTTATGTATATACTTTGAATGTCTGGTCGGACGAAGCATCGTCACTGTTTACGACCAGCAAGGGTCTCCTTGCAACAATCGATACCGTCTTCGCAAATGAGAAACAGGCCCCGTTGTACTTCCTTTTGTTGAGCGTTTGGCGATCGATTAATGAATCTGTTTTCTTTGCTCGAATACTTTCCATCATTGCAGCTCTATCTGCTATTTATTGTTTCTCAGTACTTGTGCAAAGGTTCGTAACCGAAAGAGCCGCCGCAATAGCGACTTTCCTGTTTGCCGTCCACCCATTCGTCATATGGGCGAGTCTCGAAATACGGGTTTATGCATTTGTAATTCTTGTAACATGCCTTCTACTTGAAGCCTATTTCCGGGGCTTCGCAGACCTTGGGACAAGACGTTCGACCGATTGCGACAATGAAAAATCTCGATCAAAATATCAAGTTGGCTTTGCAGTAATCGGGATCGTCGGGGTTTATCTACACTATTACGTTGGGTTCCTTCTGGTGGGCGGCCTCGCTGCGTTGATAGCGACCGGCAGGTACCGTGAGGCTCGACGTTACCTCGTCCTTCTCACCTCAGCAGGCTTGCTTATTCTTCCACTGTTCATAATGGTCTTTTTTCAATTTGAACAGCGCAGTTCAATTCCACAGGAAAATAAGACCTTGCTTGATGGTGTGCGGACGGTTTGGCGGCATTTCTTGTTTTTCGTTCTGCCCACTGAGCTCTTTCTGGATACGGGCACTTCAATAGTTTCGACAATCCGGTTATGGATAGTACGGATCTGGTTGGTCGCTACGGTTCTCTTTTTTGCGGTCGGGCGCTTTTCCAAGGTCAACAGAGACATGGTCACCGTCGGGACTTTCGCTGCTACGGTGGCCGTATTCTTTTGCGTTGCAAATCTACTCGTCGGTCCTGAGCTTCTGGCGCAAAGACATGCTTCGGTTTACTTTGTGCCAATAGTTTTGCTTGCAATAACGGCGATAGATATCTCGATTCCGAAATATCTCCTTTGGTTCCCAGTACTTGTGTTCATGGTTTTTTCGAGTTACTCAGTACTTACGATGTACCCTGAGAATGCGAAACGCGGGGATTGGATAAGGGTCGCACGATATTTGGAACAGCACGAGATGACCGATCAGCCGGTCGTGATTTTTGACGCATTTGATGTTCCCGCGATCAAGACCCACTATAATGGTAAGAACGAAATTCTTCCCGATTCAGGGTATTTCGATTTTTTCCTTGAAGGTAAGTTAGGTACAGCCGAAGCCTTCCGATCACAGATAGAGTTCATAATCGGAAAAGTTCCGCCTGAGGCCCGACATATATGGCTCATTACGCACGAGAAATGCTCATACGGCAATTCGTGTCGTCCCTTAGAGGATTTTGTTGAAGATAATTTTGTGGTTTTAACGGACCAGGCGTTTTATAAGGAACGAGTTCGACTGTTAGAAAGAAGAAAGTAA
- a CDS encoding YdcF family protein: MKRPIPVLISISSIWLITTWLLGSWLVVSSPLEKADAIVVLAGGADYRERALEAARLYRKGVSNRIILTNDGVKSGWSSELNRNPYFVERAKWALVESGASEIDIEIVPGIVESGFLTGTEIEARMVIDYSRAKKFQTLQIVTSAYHSRRVSIIYQKGIYETNDSATIGVSFPDPYRFDLPNAFWWLSGESWQKLTSEYLKIAYSLAV, translated from the coding sequence ATGAAACGACCTATACCAGTTTTGATCTCGATCTCGTCCATTTGGCTTATAACAACCTGGCTGCTAGGAAGTTGGTTGGTAGTAAGCTCACCTCTCGAAAAAGCTGACGCAATAGTTGTTCTGGCAGGTGGGGCAGACTATCGAGAGCGAGCCCTTGAGGCGGCAAGGCTTTATCGAAAGGGTGTTTCAAACCGGATAATTTTGACCAACGACGGCGTCAAGAGTGGCTGGAGCAGTGAGCTTAACCGAAACCCATACTTTGTCGAAAGGGCAAAGTGGGCTTTGGTCGAGAGTGGGGCCTCGGAGATCGACATTGAGATCGTGCCAGGAATCGTTGAAAGTGGCTTTTTGACCGGAACCGAAATTGAGGCCCGAATGGTAATCGACTATTCGCGGGCGAAAAAGTTTCAGACGCTGCAGATCGTTACATCAGCCTATCATTCTCGCCGCGTGTCGATTATTTATCAAAAAGGAATATACGAAACGAATGATAGCGCTACAATCGGGGTCTCGTTTCCAGATCCTTATCGTTTCGACCTTCCGAATGCGTTTTGGTGGTTAAGTGGTGAGAGTTGGCAGAAACTTACCAGCGAGTACTTAAAGATCGCATATTCCTTGGCAGTTTAG